A window of the Vigna angularis cultivar LongXiaoDou No.4 chromosome 3, ASM1680809v1, whole genome shotgun sequence genome harbors these coding sequences:
- the LOC108325296 gene encoding membrane-associated kinase regulator 5, with translation MDALNFLKFWRHATMTTTSEPHLVVETDTESDEDDSFFDLELTLPDFDNKENNKNDEDPKRTTTTTTELKSLPSKDELGKTENDVPFKTTLPLSPTEPISKRKVLPIEPISKPQSPIALLRSAPSFRIFMFRKRNRAPPQKTEHSANEAKVFAVKLSVEDFRSSPNLSRDNSTRSFGSKVRGYSCEEPKPERFSKEVLRKYLKLIKPLYVKVSKRYSDNMRFPGEGFATSPSSSPSVASVSSTMEKQGKGMRVGSKHLGKSRSASSAVAGVSSPASRSDDTLLQHDGIQSAILHCKRSFNSREGSMYPVSKSLDGEGGAKV, from the exons ATGGACGCTCTGAACTTCCTCAAGTTCTGGAGACACGCCACCATGACCACTACATCCGAACCCCACCTGGTCGTCGAAACCGACACTGAATCCGACGAAGATGACTCCTTCTTCGACTTGGAGCTCACGCTACCCGATTTcgacaacaaagaaaacaacaaaaacgaCGAAGACCCTAAACGaaccaccaccacaacaaccGAACTCAAAAGTCTTCCCTCCAAAGACGAACTGGGCAAAACAGAAAACGACGTTCCGTTCAAAACCACGCTACCTCTGTCTCCTACCGAACCTATCTCTAAACGTAAGGTCCTCCCAATCGAGCCTATATCCAAACCTCAATCCCCCATTGCGCTTCTCAGGTCTGCACCAAGCTTCAGAATCTTCATGTTCCGAAAGCGAAACAGAGCTCCTCCGCAGAAAACGGAGCACTCTGCAAACGAGGCTAAGGTATTCGCGGTGAAGCTCAGCGTCGAAGATTTCAGATCGTCTCCCAATCTCAGCAGGGATAACAGCACGAGAAGCTTCGGGAGCAAGGTTCGGGGTTACAGCTGCGAGGAGCCGAAACCGGAGCGGTTCTCGAAGGAGGTGTTGCGGAAGTATCTAAAACTGATTAAGCCTCTGTATGTGAAAGTCTCCAAGAGGTATAGTGATAACATGAGATTCCCGGGCGAAGGTTTCGCGACGTCGCCGTCTTCTTCGCCGTCGGTGGCCTCTGTTTCTTCGACGATGGAGAAACAGGGGAAAGGGATGAGGGTGGGTTCGAAACATTTGGGGAAGAGTCGGTCTGCGTCGTCCGCGGTGGCCGGAGTTAGTTCCCCGGCGAGTAGGAGCGATGATACGCTGCTGCAGCATGATGGGATTCAAAGCGCCATTCTTCATTGCAAGAGGTCCTTTAACTCGAGAG AAGGGTCAATGTATCCGGTGAGTAAGTCATTGGACGGAGAAGGTGGGGCAAAAGTGTAA
- the LOC108325695 gene encoding reticulon-like protein B1: MASVDTDSFVEKMEEKFHDNNSDSESYSDSDDDHANRPPLKASGSNVYRLFGREQPVHKVLGGGKPADILLWRNRRTTGIALGAGTAVWVFFQMMEYHLITFICHLLIMFLGALFLWSNASVFIHKSPLHIPHVVIPEDCVLEAASAIRIEINRAFVLLREIGTGRDLKKFLSVIAVLWVISVIGGWFHFLTLFYLFYLSLFTLPLLYEKYEDQVDAMGEKAMIELKKQYAVFDAKVLSQIPIAGLKKD, from the exons ATGGCGTCAGTGGATACGGATTCCTTCGTTGAAAAGATGGAAGAGAAGTTCCACGATAACAATTCCGATTCCGAATCCTATTCCGATTCCGACGACGATCACGCCAATAGGCCGCCGCTCAAGGCCTCCGGATCCAACGTTTACCGCCTCTTCGGCCGAGAACAGCCCGTCCATAAGGTCCTTGGCGGTGGAAAAC CTGCCGATATTTTGCTATGGAGGAATCGGAGAACCACAGGAATTGCACTTGGTGCTGGCACTGCCGTTTGGGTTTTCTTTCAGATGATGGAATACCACCTGATAACTTTCATTTGccatttattaattatgtttctcGGTGCACTTTTCTTGTGGTCCAATGCATCTGTCTTTATCCACAA GTCTCCACTGCACATCCCGCATGTAGTAATTCCCGAGGATTGCGTTCTTGAGGCTGCTTCTGCTATAAGAATTGAAATTAATCGAGCCTTCGTTCTTTTGCGGGAAATTGGAACAGGGAGAGATTTAAAGAAGTTTCTTAGC GTTATTGCTGTATTATGGGTTATCTCAGTTATTGGGGGTTGGTTCCACTTCTTGACCTTATTTTATCTAT TCTATTTGTCACTGTTCACATTGCCACTGCTGTATGAGAAATACGAAGATCAGGTTGATGCAATGGGTGAGAAGGCAATGATTgagttaaaaaaacaatatgCAGTGTTTGATGCTAAGGTTTTGAGCCAGATACCAATAGCGGGACTCAAAAAAGATTAG